In Bacteroidota bacterium, a single window of DNA contains:
- a CDS encoding 2-oxoacid:acceptor oxidoreductase subunit alpha encodes MTIVEKELNSVVIKFVGDSGDGMQVSGNLFTSTSALAGNDIATFPDFPAEIRAPIGTVAGVSGFQIQFGNERVYSPGDSCDVLVAMNAAALKSNLNTLKSDGIVIANSLGFDAKNLKLAGYPADADPLGEVQTKGYKLINVDLTKVAKETLSDKGLGNKEIERGKNMVALGLVCWMYQRPLDKVFALTERRFGKKGEWAEWNKMLIQSGWNFGETIEVFNERYVVKPAPLQPGKYRGIAGNEALALGFVAAAHKAKLRLFLGAYPITPASDVLHELAKHKKRGVDSFMAEDEIAAICAAIGASYGGSLGLTVSSGPGMALKAEAIGLAVSLEIPLVICNVQRGGPSTGLPTKTEQADLFQALFGRNGECPMIVLAAGSPKECFEMAFQAAKLSLEHVTPVILLSDGYIANGAEPWRFPSLKDLPEIKTKFAHAETDYQPYARDENYVRQWAVPGMKGIQHRIGGLEKEDITGNVSYDPDNHQKMTELRQKKVDKVVDFIPELSIMNGPDTGKLLVLGWGSTLGAITTAVLDAHKSGINVSQAHLRYLNPFPKNLEKVLANFDKILVPELNMGQLSFILKSKFNAEIIQLNKVKGKPFLAREILEKIIEINHGS; translated from the coding sequence ATGACGATAGTAGAAAAGGAGCTTAATTCGGTAGTAATAAAATTTGTTGGAGATTCCGGTGACGGGATGCAAGTTTCAGGTAATTTATTTACTTCCACCTCTGCATTAGCCGGTAATGACATTGCTACTTTCCCTGATTTTCCTGCTGAAATTCGCGCCCCCATTGGCACTGTGGCAGGGGTTTCAGGATTCCAAATACAGTTTGGGAATGAACGTGTTTATTCACCGGGAGATAGTTGTGATGTATTGGTGGCAATGAATGCTGCAGCACTCAAAAGCAACCTGAATACACTGAAGTCGGACGGAATTGTGATTGCAAATTCGCTCGGTTTTGATGCAAAAAATCTTAAACTTGCCGGATATCCTGCAGATGCAGATCCGCTCGGAGAGGTTCAAACCAAAGGGTATAAGCTTATCAATGTGGACTTGACTAAGGTTGCCAAAGAAACACTCTCTGACAAAGGTCTCGGAAATAAAGAAATTGAAAGAGGTAAGAACATGGTGGCTCTGGGTCTTGTGTGTTGGATGTATCAAAGACCACTAGATAAGGTTTTTGCGTTGACAGAAAGACGTTTTGGCAAGAAGGGTGAGTGGGCAGAGTGGAACAAAATGTTGATTCAGTCCGGATGGAATTTTGGAGAAACTATCGAGGTTTTCAATGAACGATATGTAGTGAAGCCGGCACCCTTGCAACCCGGAAAATACAGAGGAATTGCCGGCAATGAAGCGTTGGCACTCGGCTTTGTGGCTGCTGCACATAAGGCTAAATTAAGGTTGTTTTTAGGTGCTTATCCTATTACCCCTGCCTCTGATGTCCTACATGAACTAGCTAAACATAAGAAACGAGGTGTTGATTCTTTTATGGCAGAAGATGAGATTGCCGCAATTTGTGCCGCCATTGGAGCTTCTTATGGAGGAAGTCTTGGACTAACGGTAAGTTCAGGTCCCGGAATGGCTTTGAAAGCCGAGGCAATTGGACTTGCTGTTTCTTTGGAAATACCTTTGGTGATTTGTAATGTGCAAAGAGGTGGTCCTTCTACAGGTTTGCCTACAAAGACAGAGCAAGCAGATTTGTTTCAGGCATTGTTTGGACGAAATGGAGAGTGTCCTATGATTGTACTGGCTGCAGGCAGCCCTAAAGAGTGTTTTGAAATGGCTTTTCAAGCTGCCAAATTATCTTTGGAACATGTAACCCCCGTCATTTTACTTAGTGACGGATATATCGCAAATGGAGCAGAGCCATGGCGCTTCCCTTCTCTTAAAGATTTGCCTGAAATTAAAACAAAATTTGCTCATGCTGAAACAGATTACCAGCCTTATGCACGTGATGAAAATTATGTGCGTCAGTGGGCTGTACCGGGCATGAAAGGAATTCAGCACAGAATCGGTGGATTAGAAAAGGAAGATATTACGGGAAATGTCTCTTATGACCCGGATAATCATCAGAAAATGACTGAGTTGAGGCAGAAAAAGGTGGATAAAGTAGTGGACTTTATTCCGGAACTTAGCATTATGAATGGACCTGATACCGGAAAATTATTGGTATTGGGTTGGGGCTCAACTCTTGGAGCAATTACTACCGCTGTGTTAGATGCACATAAATCAGGAATTAATGTTAGTCAAGCACATTTGAGATATTTAAACCCATTTCCCAAAAACCTTGAAAAAGTACTGGCTAATTTTGATAAGATTTTGGTTCCGGAACTTAATATGGGACAACTGTCTTTTATCTTGAAAAGTAAGTTTAACGCTGAAATTATTCAATTAAATAAAGTGAAAGGAAAACCATTCCTTGCACGTGAGATTTTAGAAAAAATAATAGAGATTAATCATGGAAGTTGA